Proteins encoded together in one Triticum dicoccoides isolate Atlit2015 ecotype Zavitan chromosome 7B, WEW_v2.0, whole genome shotgun sequence window:
- the LOC119342004 gene encoding uncharacterized protein LOC119342004, which translates to MPLPRDAEAEARRRRRRKRDREVFPPGRRGVDREPDGERGERPNRRFLDGKHDKRRRVSKIKRVPNFRGRPSIVSKLFPSPSALVQYFPSHYLSSSEESSSSASALPESPGSSALPKSSSCAPSLPEESSAHALPDSPILPEEEPSAAPNSPSLPEKEPSDLPEKSPLPEREPSDLPEKAPLPVEEPPDLPDKETGSSSDGGICDEMAERFQQIMEDYATNYDLYAQQIRGEPEECNLTVESEFCDIDDGSSRGWKARKVALRASESVVSLSSFSDEKRIRVGSGFMVGFNRHTNTSNILTSATLVRSLCGQNIVIPDLKVKVCLPNGHISEGLLSIVDFHYNIAIVEVKSDEELPRPILLCNVIKRGAVLAIGRFYDHGGVMCAQGKIRKETSTFDCSELLVSSCHTTMAGVGGPLVDYSGHVVGINFYGEKHTPFLSSAIIIRCLDHWASWGQVNRPWLGCICTSVDMLPLRVLEKCTYLNEGLYISDVVKGSPFDVAGLSAGDVLIECAGEVLSTAAQLGALLLDLCHKYLRGYVESKMTVEVVVWKQKDGRKSRKIVKTNLLSHCNFYRWLDPLPRYNDKKMVMARDVMELYYKGYNV; encoded by the exons ATGCCCCTTCCCCGGGACGCGGAGGCGGAGgccaggcggaggcggaggcggaagcGGGATCGCGAGGTGTTTCCGCCGGGGCGCCGGGGCGTGGATAGGGAGCCCgacggggagagaggggagaggccgAATCGTCGGTTCTTGGATGGCAAGCACGACAAGCGCCGCCGCGTTTCAAAGATCAAGAGAGTACCGAACTTCCGCGGCCGTCCCTCCATCGTATCCAAGTTGTTTCCCTCTCCCTCTGCTCTAGTGCAGTACTTCCCCAGCCACTACCTCAGCTCATCCGAGGAGTCCTCGTCCTCTGCCTCCGCCCTGCCGGAGTCTCCCGGTTCCTCTGCCCTACCCAAGTCCTCCAGCTGCGCCCCCAGCTTACCTGAGGAGTCATCTGCCCATGCCCTACCGGACTCCCCCATCTTACCTGAGGAGGAGCCCTCTGCCGCACCCAACTCCCCCAGCTTACCCGAGAAGGAGCCCTCTGACTTACCTGAGAAATCGCCGTTACCTGAGAGGGAGCCCTCCGACTTACCTGAGAAAGCGCCCTTACCTGTGGAGGAGCCCCCTGACTTACCTGACAAAGAGACAGGCTCCAGCTCTGATGGAGGAATCTGTGATGAGATGGCAGAAAGATTCCAGCAAATTATGGAGGATTATGCTACTAATTATGACCTCTATGCTCAACAAA TTCGAGGAGAACCAGAGGAATGTAACCTTACGGTGGAGAGTGAGTTCTGTGACATTGATGATGGCAGTTCCCGTGGTTGGAAAGCTCGGAAAGTGGCTTTGCGAGCTTCAGAGTCAGTTGTTAGTCTTTCTTCCTTTTCAG ATGAAAAGAGGATAAGAGTGGGCTCGGGATTCATGGTAGGGTTTAATCGTCATACCAATACCAGCAATATCTTAACTTCAGCAACGCTGGTTAGGTCTCTTTGtgggcagaacattgtgattccagATTTAAAG GTTAAGGTGTGTCTCCCGAATGGGCATATATCCGAGGGCTTGTTATCCATTGTTGATTTTCACTATAACATAGCTATTGTTGAAGTGAAATCTGATGAGGAACTGCCACGGCCTATTCTTCTGTGTAATGTCATCAAAAGAGGAGCAGTGTTAGCAATTGGACGATTTTATGATCATGGTGGAGTGATGTGTGCACAAGGAAAAATCAGAAAAGAAACCAGCACCTTTGACTGCTCAGAGCTTTTAGTATCGAGCTGCCACACGACCATG GCGGGTGTTGGAGGGCCCCTTGTAGATTATAGTGGTCATGTCGTGGGTATCAATTTCTACGGAGAGAAACACACCCCTTTTCTTTCATCAGCGATTATTATAAGATGCTTGGATCATTGGGCGTCCTGGGG ACAAGTTAACCGACCATGGCTTGGATGCATCTGCACATCTGTTGATATGTTGCCACTTCGTGTTTTGGAGAAATGCACCTATCTTAACGAGGGTTTGTATATTTCAGAT GTTGTTAAGGGATCACCATTTGATGTTGCTGGGCTATCAGCTGGTGATGTTTTGATTGAATGTGCTGGAGAAGTACTTAGTACTGCTGCCCAG TTAGGTGCACTGCTACTTGATCTGTGCCACAAATATCTGAGGGGTTATGTTGAGAGCAAGATGACCGTGGAG GTTGTTGTCTGGAAGCAAAAGGATGGCAGAAAATCAAGGAAGATAGTGAAAACCAATTTATTAAGCCACTGCAACTTTTACAG ATGGCTTGATCCATTGCCCAGGTACAACGATAAGAAGATGGTGATGGCAAGGGACGTTATGGAGCTTTATTATAAAG GATACAACGTCTAG